The DNA window GCATTCGCGATTACTTCGCGCAAGACGCCATCTGCCTGGTCGAATGGCCGCAGCAGGGCACCGGCGTGCTGCCGGAGCCGGATCTGGCGCTGCATCTTTGCTATCAGGGCGAGGGGCGAGAGGCGAAGATCGAGGCGATTTCTGCTTATGGCAGCCGGCTGTTAGACCGCATTCATGGATCACAGGGATGATGCTGCAATGACGCACGTGTTGAAAAAATTTGCGGTCATCATGCTGATCGCCGTGCTGGGGCCGCTCGGCGCGCTGAACGCGCTGGCGGCGTCCTCGCTGTCCGATATCAAAGTGTCGAACGCCCAACGCGAAGCGACGGTGTCGGTGAGCTTCAATGGCCCGCCGGACTACGCGTTTTTCCCGTTGCACGGCCCGGAACGCGTGGTGCTGGACGTTAACCAGAAGGGCAAGGTCGGCGGCCTGCCGCTCAATTTCAGCGGGCAAAACCTGGTGAAAAGCATTCGCTCCAGCGCGCCGAAAGACGCTCAGAGCGTGCGCCTGGTGTTTGATCTGACCCAGCGCGCCAAAACCCGCGTCGCCACCCGCCAGAATGGCGGGGTGCATACCGTGGTGTTCACCATTACGGCCGAAGGCAGTGCCAATACGGTGGTGCGCAAGGCGCCGGTGCAAACGCCTGCGCCGGTTGCGGTCAACCCACCGCCGCGTCAGGCGCCGGTCGTGGTGCGTGAAGCGCCGGAGCCGCCGCTGCGCAAAACGCCGGCGGGATCGAATCCCTTTACCCATAAACAGACCGTGGTTGCAGGCACCGCCACAGAGGTCACGCCGCGCAGCAGCCGCGTTTCCGCCGGTTCCGGCGATCGGGTGGTGGTGGCGATCGACGCCGGCCACGGCGGCCAGGATCCGGGCGCCATTGGCCCTAGCGGGCTGAAAGAAAAGAATGTCACCATCGCCATCGCGCGTCGCCTGCAGGCGATGCTGGACGCCGATCCGCAGTTCAAACCGGTGCTGACGCGTACCGGTGACTATTTCATCTCGGTGATGGGGCGCTCCGACGTTGCGCGTAAACAGGGCGCCAACGTGCTGGTCTCCATCCATGCCGACGCCGCGCCAAACCGCAGCGCCAGCGGTGCCTCCGTCTGGGTGCTGTCCAATCGCCGCGCCAACAGCGAAATGGCCGGCTGGCTTGAACAGCATGAGAAGCAATCCGAACTGCTCGGCGGTGCCGGCGATCTGCTGGCCAACAGCCAGGCCGATCCTTATCTGAGCCAGGCGGTGCTGGATCTGCAGTTCGGCCACTCGCAGCGCGTCGGGTACGATGTGGCGGTGAAAGTGCTGCAGCAGTTGCAGAGCGTCGGATCGTTGCATAAACGCCGGCCGGAACACGCCAGCCTGGGCGTGCTGCGTTCGCCGGATATTCCATCGCTGCTGGTGGAAACAGGATTTATCAGTAATAGCACGGAGGAGCGGCTGCTGGGCAGTAGCGCGTATCAGGAGAAGATTGCCAAGGCCATTCATAACGGCCTGCGCAGCTACTTCCTGGCGCATCCGCTGCAAGCCGACCCAAAGGTGGAAAACCGACCGCTGGACGTCGCAGCGGCGGTTAACACCTCAACACCAGACGTGCGCCAGCCTGAGCCTATCGTCAGCTCGGCCGGCGCGAGCCGCAGCGTAAGCGGCAAGACCCAGATCCACGTGGTGAAGCGGGCGGAAACGCTGTCCGGCATCGCCGACAGCTACGGCACGACCATGGCGGCGCTGCGGGATCTGAACAAACTGAAGAAAGACGGCGTGTGGGTGGGGCAACGCCTGAAGGTGCCGGCGGGGAAAGCCGCCGCCGTCACCACCGTCGCCAAGGCGAAAACGCCGGCCAAGAAGCCGTCTAAACATAAAGTGACCCGCGGGGATACGCTCTCCTCCATCGCTTCTCGCTACGGGGTCAGCGTCGGCGATCTGAAACGGGTCAATAATCTGAAGTCGGACGTCGCGCCGCTGGATCGGACGCTGACCATTCCGCAGGCCTAGCGCCATCGCTACAGGAGTCAGCATGCCTATCCAGGTGTTACCGCCACAGCTTGCCAACCAGATCGCCGCCGGAGAGGTGGTTGAACGCCCCGCGTCGGTCGTCAAGGAGCTGGTGGAAAACAGCCTGGACGCCGGGGCGACGCGCATCGATATCGATATTGAACGCGGCGGCGCCAAGCTGATCCGCATTCGCGACAACGGCTGCGGCATCGGCAAGGACGATCTGGCGCTGGCGCTGGCGCGGCACGCTACCAGTAAAATCAGCACGCTCGACGATCTGGAAGCGATCGTCAGCCTCGGTTTTCGCGGCGAAGCGCTGGCCAGTATCAGCTCGGTTTCCCGTTTGACCCTGACGTCACGCACCGCCGAGCAGAGTGAAGCGTGGCAAGCCTATGCCGAAGGGCGCGAGCAGGCGGTCACCGTCAAACCCGCCGCGCACCCGGTCGGCAGCACGCTGGAAGTGCTGGATCTGTTTTACAACACCCCGGCGCGCCGCAAGTTCATGCGCACCGAGAAAACCGAATTCGGCCATATCGATGAAGTGGTGCGGCGCATCGCGCTGGCGCGTTTCGATGTGGCGATCAATCTCAGCCACAACGGCAAACTGATCCGCCAATACCGGGCGGCGAAAGAAGAAAGCCAGCACGAGCGCCGTTTGGGCAGTATCTGCGGCCCGGCGTTTTTGCAGCATGCGCTGAACATCGACTGGCAGCACGGCGATCTGAGCATCCGCGGTTGGGTAGCGGATCCGGCCGGGGCGCGCCAACTGGGTGAAATGCAATACTGCTACGTCAACTGCCGCATGATGCGCGATCGCTTGATCAATCACGCTATTCGTCAGGCCTATCAGGATCAGCTGAAGGACGATCAGCAGCCCGCTTACGTGCTGTATCTGGAGGTCGACCCGCACCAGGTGGACGTCAACGTTCATCCCGCCAAGCACGAGGTGCGTTTCCATCAGGCGCGGCTGGTGCACGATTTTATCTACCAGGCGGTAACCACCGTGCTGCAGCAGGCCGGTCAGACGCCGCCGCTGCCGCTGGCGGAAACGCCTGACGAAGCGCCCGCGCCGGTCTGGCAGCAGGAAAACCGCGTCGCCGCCGGCGGCAACCATTTTTCTCAGCCTGCGCCGCGTCGCGAAACGCCGCCACCGGCCGGCACCGCCCGCGAGCGTGCACCGCAGCCGGGTTGGCAAACGACCGGCGGTTACCAGAAACGCGAAGGCGAGCTGTACGGTAAACTGATGCAGCCCGTCGCCGAGCCGCAGGCCGATGCGGCGCCGGAAGTCTCAAGCAAGCCGCCGCTGTTCCCGCCGGCGAAAGCCGCAGCGGAAACGCCGTTGGCGGGCGGCTCGCACAGTTTTGGCCGGGTGCTGATGATTCATCCGCCGTGCTACGCGTTGATTGAACAGCGCCAGCAGCCGGCGTTGCTCAATTTGACGGTGGCCGAGCGCTGGCTGCGCCAGGCGCAGCTCAACCCGCCGACGGAAGGGCTGCGGCCGCAGCCGCTGCTGATCCCAGTCAAGCTGACGTTGGAAAAGAGCGAAGCGGCGGCCATTGCACGGCATCAGGCGCTGCTGACGATGATGGGGCTGGATCTGCAGGCGGATCACGGCCGTGTGACGCTGCGCGCAGTGCCTTTACCATTACGCCAACAAAATTTACAAAAACTGATACCCGAACTGTTAGGCTATCTGGCCGAACATCAGGAGATGTCGCCCGCGGTGCTGGCCACCTGGCTCGCTCGCCGTCTTGGCAGCGAGCATGAACAGTGGAACACCTCGCAAGCGATACAATTGCTGACCGACGTTGAACGACTTTGCCCGCAGCTGGTCAAATCGCCACCGAGCGGACTTTTACAACCCGTTGATTTACAGGTCGCACTGGCGGCCCTCAAGCATGACTAACACTGAAATGACACCACGTCCCCCGGCTATTTTCATCATGGGGCCGACCGCCTCGGGCAAGACCGCGCTGGCGATCGCGCTGCGCGAACGCCTGCCGGTGGAACTGATCAGCGTCGATTCCGCGCTGATCTACCGCGGCATGGATATCGGCACCGCCAAGCCGAGCGCCGAAGAATTGGCGCAGGCGCCGCATCGGCTGATCGATATCCGCGATCCCGCCGAAGCTTACTCGGCCGCGGAGTTCCGCGCCGACGCGCTGAAGGAGATGGCCGACATCACCGCCGCCGGGCGCATTCCGCTGCTGGTTGGCGGCACCATGTTGTATTTCAAGGCGTTGCTGGAAGGATTGTCGCCGCTGCCGTCCGCCGATCCCGCGGTGCGCGAGCGCATCGAACGGCAAGCGGCGGAGCAGGGCTGGGAGGCGTTGCACCGCCAGTTACAGGCGATCGATCCGGTCGCGGCAGTGAGAATTCATCCGAATGATCCGCAGAGACTGTCCAGAGCACTGGAAGTTTTTTTTATTTCGGGTAAAACTTTAACGGAACTGACTAAAATTTCGGGTGAATCGTTACCGTATCAAGTTCACCAATTTGCGATAGCGCCGACCAGCCGTGAGTTGATCCATCAACGCATCGAGCTGCGGTACCATCAAATGTTGGCGGCGGGTTTTGAGACGGAAGCGCGTGCACTTTTCGCACGGGGTGATTTGCATACGGACTTGCCCTCCATTCGCTGTGTCGGTTACCGCCAGATGTGGTCATACTTGTCTGGTGAAATTAGTTACGATGAGATGGTTTATCGTGGTATTTGCGCAACACGTCAGTTGGCTAAACGCCAGATGACCTGGTTACGGGGTTGGGAGTCGGTCCATTGGTTGGACAGTGAAAAGCCGGGAGAGGCTTTGGACTCGGTGACACAGGTTGTTAGTGCATAGGTTGGGTGATTGTGTACAATTGCTGAGTATTCAGCGCGCAAATTTTTTACGTCGTTTATTTTAGAGCCGACAGGTTCTTAGTTACAAACAACAAGCAAATAAGGAAAAGATAGAATGGCTAAGGGGCAATCTTTGCAAGATCCGTTCCTGAACGCATTGCGTCGTGAACGTGTTCCGGTTTCTATTTATTTGGTGAATGGTATTAAGCTGCAAGGCCAGATTGAGTCTTTTGACCAGTTTGTCATCCTGTTGAAGAACACGGTGAGCCAGATGGTGTACAAGCACGCTATCTCTACCGTTGTCCCGTCACGCCCGGTTTCGCATCACAGCAACAACCCGAGCGGCGGTTCAAGCAACTATCACCATGGCAACAATCCGTCTGCGCAGCAACAGCCGCAGCAGGAAAGCGATGACGCTGAATAAAGCGCGTTGCAAGTCAACCATGACGGGGAGCATAAGCAGCCGCGGGCTGTTTATGTCCCCCAAACTCACGGTGAGTGTCCGTTTGAGAGGTTGCACGCTTGTTTGACCGTTATGAAGCCGGTGAGCAGGCCGTACTGGTTCATATCTATTTCTCGCAAGACAAAGATACGGAAGACCTCAACGAGTTCGAGTCGTTGGTTTCCTCAGCCGGTGTCGAAGCTTTGCAAGTGGTGACTGGTAGCCGCAAAGCCCCGCATCCGAAGTACTTTGTCGGCGAAGGAAAGGCCGAAGAAATTGCAGATGCGGTGAAAGCCAGCGGCGCGTCTGTTGTCCTGTTTGATCATTCCCTTTCCCCGGCGCAGGAAAGAAACCTCGAGCGCCTGTGCGAATGCCGGGTGATCGATCGCACCGGGCTGATTTTAGACATCTTCGCCCAGCGTGCCCGCACCCATGAAGGTAAGCTGCAGGTGGAGCTGGCGCAGTTGCGTCACATTGCCACGCGTCTGGTACGCGGCTGGACGCACCTGGAGCGGCAAAAAGGGGGGATTGGCCTGCGCGGGCCGGGGGAAACCCAGCTTGAGACCGACCGTCGCCTGTTGCGCGATCGCATCAGCTTGATTCTGCGCCGCCTGGAGCGGGTAGAAAAGCAGCGTGAACAAGGCCGACGTGCGCGGACCCGCGCCGATGTGCCGACCGTATCGCTGGTGGGCTACACCAACGCCGGCAAATCCACCCTGTTTAATCGAATAACGTCTGCCGAGGTGTATGCGGCGGACCAGCTATTTGCCACCCTGGATCCTACGTTGCGGCGCATCGACGTGCCGGACGTAGGAGATACCGTGTTGGCGGATACCGTAGGCTTTATCCGGCACCTGCCGCACGATCTGGTGGCCGCCTTCAAGGCAACGCTGCAGGAAACGCGCCAGGCATCTCTGCTGCTGCACGTCATCGATGCCGCAGATCCGCGCGTCGATGAGAACATCGAAGCGGTGAACACCGTGCTGGCGGAGATAGACTCGGATGAAATCCCTACACTGTTAGTGATGAACAAAATAGATATGCTGGACGATTTTGTGCCGCGTATCGACCGCAACGACGAAAACCTGCCGATCCGGGTGTGGCTGTCCGCCGCCAGCGGAGAGGGAATTCCGTTGCTGTATCAGGCGTTGACGGAGCGCTTATCGGGGGAGATCGCGCATTACGAATTGCGCTTACCGCCACGGGCAGGCCGTCTTCGCAGCCGTTTTTACCAGCTTCAGGCGATTGAAAAAGAGTGGAACGAAGAAGACGGCAGCATTGGCGTGGTGGTGCGAATGCCGATCGTCGAATGGCGTCGTCTCTGCAAGCAAGAACAGGACCTGATTGACTTTATCGTATGATCATATCCTGTTACATTTATGCTTCGCGAAAGCCTGAAGTACCCAATCACAGAATATGGAGCTAAAACATGGCGTGGAATCAGCCCGGTAATAACGGACAGGACCGCGACCCGTGGGGGAGCAGCAATAACAATGGCGGCAACTCTGGCGGTAACAACAAAGGCGGTCGTGATCAAGGGCCACCTGATTTGGACGATATCTTCCGCAAACTGAGCAAGAAATTGAGCGGTTTCGGCGGGGGCAAAGGCTCCAACAGCAATAGCGGCGGCACCGGCACCTCTGGTCCGGGCTTCAGCGGCCGCATTATCGGTATCGCGGCGGTGGCCGTGGTGGTGATCTGGGCCGCCAGCGGCTTCTACACCATCAAGGAAGCCGAGCGCGGCGTCGTGACGCGTTTCGGCAAGTTCAGCCACCTGGTGCAGCCGGGCCTGAACTGGAAGCCGACCTTCATCGACGACGTGCGTCCGGTGAACGTGGAATCCGTGCGCGAGCTGGCGGCGTCCGGCGTGATGCTGACCTCCGATGAAAACGTGGTGCGCGTGGAAATGAACGTGCAATACCGCGTGACCAACCCGGAAGCGTACCTGTTCAGCGTCGTCAATGCCGACGACAGCCTGAGCCAGGCGACCGACAGCGCCCTGCGCGGCGTGATCGGCAAATACTCGATGGACCGCATCCTGACCGAAGGCCGTACCGTGGTGCGTAACGATACGCAGCGCATGCTGGAAGAGACCATCCGTCCTTACAACATGGGCATCACGCTGCTGGACGTCAACTTCCAGGCGGCGCGTCCGCCGGAAGAGGTGAAGGCGTCGTTCGACGATGCGATTGCCGCGCGTGAGAACGAGCAGCAATACATTCGTGAAGCGGAAGCTTACGCCAACGAAGTTCAGCCGCGTGCGAACGGCCAGGCGCAGCGTCTGCTGGAAGACTCCAAGGCTTATAAGGACCGTACCGTCCTGGAAGCTCAGGGTGAGGTGGCGCGCTTTGCCAAGCTGTTGCCGGAATACAAGTCCGCACCGCAGATCACCCGCGAGCGTCTGTATATCGAAACCATGGAAAAAGTGCTGGGCCATACCCGTAAGGTGTTGGTGAGCGACAAAGGCAACAACCTGATGGTGCTGCCGCTGGATCAGATGCTGCGCGGTCAAGGCGCGGCGCCGGAGAGCGGCAACAAGGATACCAGCCTGATTCGCCTCAATCCGAATCCTGCGCCGGCTGCCAACAGCAGCGCCCCGCGCACCAGCGGCGGTTCGATTATGGATCAGCGCCGGGCGAATGCGCAGCGTGACGACACCACTCGCGTAGGGAGAGAGTAATCAATGCGTAAGTCTTTTGTAGTTATTGTCCTCGCGGTGCTGGTGGTGCTGTACGCTTCGCTGTTCGTGGTGCAGGAAGGCCAGCGCGGCATCGTGCTGCGCTTCGGCAAGGTTCTGCGCGACGGCG is part of the Serratia marcescens genome and encodes:
- the amiB gene encoding N-acetylmuramoyl-L-alanine amidase AmiB, which encodes MTHVLKKFAVIMLIAVLGPLGALNALAASSLSDIKVSNAQREATVSVSFNGPPDYAFFPLHGPERVVLDVNQKGKVGGLPLNFSGQNLVKSIRSSAPKDAQSVRLVFDLTQRAKTRVATRQNGGVHTVVFTITAEGSANTVVRKAPVQTPAPVAVNPPPRQAPVVVREAPEPPLRKTPAGSNPFTHKQTVVAGTATEVTPRSSRVSAGSGDRVVVAIDAGHGGQDPGAIGPSGLKEKNVTIAIARRLQAMLDADPQFKPVLTRTGDYFISVMGRSDVARKQGANVLVSIHADAAPNRSASGASVWVLSNRRANSEMAGWLEQHEKQSELLGGAGDLLANSQADPYLSQAVLDLQFGHSQRVGYDVAVKVLQQLQSVGSLHKRRPEHASLGVLRSPDIPSLLVETGFISNSTEERLLGSSAYQEKIAKAIHNGLRSYFLAHPLQADPKVENRPLDVAAAVNTSTPDVRQPEPIVSSAGASRSVSGKTQIHVVKRAETLSGIADSYGTTMAALRDLNKLKKDGVWVGQRLKVPAGKAAAVTTVAKAKTPAKKPSKHKVTRGDTLSSIASRYGVSVGDLKRVNNLKSDVAPLDRTLTIPQA
- the mutL gene encoding DNA mismatch repair endonuclease MutL; translation: MPIQVLPPQLANQIAAGEVVERPASVVKELVENSLDAGATRIDIDIERGGAKLIRIRDNGCGIGKDDLALALARHATSKISTLDDLEAIVSLGFRGEALASISSVSRLTLTSRTAEQSEAWQAYAEGREQAVTVKPAAHPVGSTLEVLDLFYNTPARRKFMRTEKTEFGHIDEVVRRIALARFDVAINLSHNGKLIRQYRAAKEESQHERRLGSICGPAFLQHALNIDWQHGDLSIRGWVADPAGARQLGEMQYCYVNCRMMRDRLINHAIRQAYQDQLKDDQQPAYVLYLEVDPHQVDVNVHPAKHEVRFHQARLVHDFIYQAVTTVLQQAGQTPPLPLAETPDEAPAPVWQQENRVAAGGNHFSQPAPRRETPPPAGTARERAPQPGWQTTGGYQKREGELYGKLMQPVAEPQADAAPEVSSKPPLFPPAKAAAETPLAGGSHSFGRVLMIHPPCYALIEQRQQPALLNLTVAERWLRQAQLNPPTEGLRPQPLLIPVKLTLEKSEAAAIARHQALLTMMGLDLQADHGRVTLRAVPLPLRQQNLQKLIPELLGYLAEHQEMSPAVLATWLARRLGSEHEQWNTSQAIQLLTDVERLCPQLVKSPPSGLLQPVDLQVALAALKHD
- the miaA gene encoding tRNA (adenosine(37)-N6)-dimethylallyltransferase MiaA, giving the protein MTNTEMTPRPPAIFIMGPTASGKTALAIALRERLPVELISVDSALIYRGMDIGTAKPSAEELAQAPHRLIDIRDPAEAYSAAEFRADALKEMADITAAGRIPLLVGGTMLYFKALLEGLSPLPSADPAVRERIERQAAEQGWEALHRQLQAIDPVAAVRIHPNDPQRLSRALEVFFISGKTLTELTKISGESLPYQVHQFAIAPTSRELIHQRIELRYHQMLAAGFETEARALFARGDLHTDLPSIRCVGYRQMWSYLSGEISYDEMVYRGICATRQLAKRQMTWLRGWESVHWLDSEKPGEALDSVTQVVSA
- the hfq gene encoding RNA chaperone Hfq produces the protein MAKGQSLQDPFLNALRRERVPVSIYLVNGIKLQGQIESFDQFVILLKNTVSQMVYKHAISTVVPSRPVSHHSNNPSGGSSNYHHGNNPSAQQQPQQESDDAE
- the hflX gene encoding ribosome rescue GTPase HflX, which produces MFDRYEAGEQAVLVHIYFSQDKDTEDLNEFESLVSSAGVEALQVVTGSRKAPHPKYFVGEGKAEEIADAVKASGASVVLFDHSLSPAQERNLERLCECRVIDRTGLILDIFAQRARTHEGKLQVELAQLRHIATRLVRGWTHLERQKGGIGLRGPGETQLETDRRLLRDRISLILRRLERVEKQREQGRRARTRADVPTVSLVGYTNAGKSTLFNRITSAEVYAADQLFATLDPTLRRIDVPDVGDTVLADTVGFIRHLPHDLVAAFKATLQETRQASLLLHVIDAADPRVDENIEAVNTVLAEIDSDEIPTLLVMNKIDMLDDFVPRIDRNDENLPIRVWLSAASGEGIPLLYQALTERLSGEIAHYELRLPPRAGRLRSRFYQLQAIEKEWNEEDGSIGVVVRMPIVEWRRLCKQEQDLIDFIV
- the hflK gene encoding FtsH protease activity modulator HflK — its product is MAWNQPGNNGQDRDPWGSSNNNGGNSGGNNKGGRDQGPPDLDDIFRKLSKKLSGFGGGKGSNSNSGGTGTSGPGFSGRIIGIAAVAVVVIWAASGFYTIKEAERGVVTRFGKFSHLVQPGLNWKPTFIDDVRPVNVESVRELAASGVMLTSDENVVRVEMNVQYRVTNPEAYLFSVVNADDSLSQATDSALRGVIGKYSMDRILTEGRTVVRNDTQRMLEETIRPYNMGITLLDVNFQAARPPEEVKASFDDAIAARENEQQYIREAEAYANEVQPRANGQAQRLLEDSKAYKDRTVLEAQGEVARFAKLLPEYKSAPQITRERLYIETMEKVLGHTRKVLVSDKGNNLMVLPLDQMLRGQGAAPESGNKDTSLIRLNPNPAPAANSSAPRTSGGSIMDQRRANAQRDDTTRVGRE